Proteins co-encoded in one Bacillota bacterium genomic window:
- a CDS encoding alcohol dehydrogenase catalytic domain-containing protein — MKIDAIWFLGPRCVGVRQVEVGAPGPFEVQVEVKACGICMGDIFTFSGKEERSYPFIAGHEGVGVITEVGSEVRGFACGDKVALSEGG, encoded by the coding sequence ATGAAGATCGATGCCATCTGGTTTCTCGGTCCGAGGTGTGTTGGCGTCCGGCAGGTGGAGGTGGGAGCGCCGGGGCCTTTTGAGGTACAGGTAGAGGTAAAGGCCTGCGGAATATGCATGGGGGATATCTTTACTTTCTCAGGCAAGGAAGAGAGATCCTATCCTTTTATAGCGGGGCATGAAGGGGTCGGCGTCATAACGGAGGTTGGGAGTGAGGTCCGCGGTTTTGCCTGTGGGGATAAGGTAGCCCTATCTGAGGGAGGGTAA